In Desulfomonile tiedjei DSM 6799, a genomic segment contains:
- a CDS encoding trypsin-like peptidase domain-containing protein yields MDDYTSETLPGKGTDSVRNLATRLHPFALWSLILALLGIPLMGLITGVIAVILAGIAITQIAANPYLHGRKLAIAGLAIGLADVVLWVFLLGFAFPRSVHTAYKSVEQFTFPSANFLERAPESIRRAMELNVFFVVERRGWPAFLHNESLTGSGIILGQNEGEYVILTNRHVVDPAFNGDQTSKLDQRAFITIYFHDGTNKKGYVWWTAPEGLDLALVATGPNPHGIPFPELQSTPDFEIGDRVFTVGNPHELSWSYAEGAISGIRESSKGSIQLKIIQTQTPINQGNSGGGLYLEDGTLIGIVSWTKDKSQAEGISFAITYEDFLAVYNREKAE; encoded by the coding sequence ATGGACGATTACACCTCCGAAACGTTGCCCGGCAAGGGTACCGATTCCGTGCGAAACCTCGCCACGCGTCTGCACCCGTTCGCGTTGTGGTCTTTGATTCTTGCGCTGCTCGGAATCCCTTTGATGGGGCTCATCACGGGCGTGATTGCAGTGATTTTGGCGGGAATAGCCATTACTCAGATTGCAGCCAACCCATATTTGCATGGGCGAAAGCTAGCCATTGCCGGATTGGCCATCGGATTGGCGGACGTGGTGCTGTGGGTGTTTCTTCTTGGATTTGCCTTCCCCAGGTCGGTTCACACTGCCTACAAGTCTGTCGAGCAGTTCACGTTTCCATCGGCCAATTTCCTGGAACGGGCTCCAGAAAGTATTCGCAGGGCCATGGAATTGAACGTGTTCTTCGTTGTGGAGCGTAGAGGATGGCCTGCATTTCTCCACAATGAATCTCTTACCGGTTCAGGTATTATTCTGGGGCAAAATGAAGGCGAATACGTGATTCTCACGAATCGCCACGTGGTAGACCCTGCTTTTAACGGAGATCAAACATCCAAGCTGGATCAGCGGGCATTTATTACCATTTACTTTCACGACGGCACGAACAAAAAAGGGTACGTGTGGTGGACTGCGCCGGAAGGTCTGGATCTCGCGCTGGTTGCAACCGGCCCGAATCCTCACGGAATTCCCTTCCCGGAACTCCAGAGTACACCTGATTTCGAAATCGGGGATAGAGTCTTTACCGTCGGGAATCCGCACGAATTGAGCTGGAGTTATGCAGAAGGAGCAATCTCGGGCATACGGGAGTCTTCCAAGGGATCGATTCAGCTCAAAATCATACAGACCCAGACACCGATTAACCAGGGAAATTCCGGCGGAGGCCTCTACCTCGAGGATGGCACACTCATAGGAATCGTGAGCTGGACAAAAGACAAATCCCAGGCTGAAGGGATTAGCTTTGCAATTACCTATGAGGATTTTCTCGCGGTGTACAATCGAGAGAAGGCGGAATGA
- a CDS encoding Rho termination factor N-terminal domain-containing protein: MTLKEIRDKARIVGVKNYTRIRKESLIRVIQEMEGNSPCFKGISNCGEFGCLWRDECQEI, encoded by the coding sequence ATGACTTTAAAAGAGATTCGAGACAAGGCCAGAATAGTCGGTGTCAAGAACTACACCCGCATCAGAAAAGAAAGCCTCATTCGAGTCATCCAGGAAATGGAGGGAAATTCTCCGTGCTTTAAAGGCATTAGCAACTGCGGAGAATTCGGTTGCCTCTGGAGAGACGAGTGCCAGGAGATCTGA
- the panB gene encoding 3-methyl-2-oxobutanoate hydroxymethyltransferase has protein sequence MAKITIQTLREKKARKEPMTFLTGYDYPFALLEQKAGIDVILVGDSIGMVVYGYNSTLPVTMDLMMPHVKAVRLGAPDAYLVGDMPYMSYQVSKSEAIRNAGRFMAEGECDAVKLEGGREVAETIRAMADATIPVMAHMGLTPQSVAQLGGYKAQGRDLATAKKLIEDADILQEAGASSLLLEAVPAEVAAIITQRSRVPVFGIGAGPHVDGQVLVIHDMLGMFDRGTAKFVKKYRLIGQQILEALAEFKEDVTAKRFPAKEHCYPMPEDVAAELKKLYS, from the coding sequence ATGGCAAAGATCACCATTCAGACGCTGAGAGAAAAAAAAGCGCGCAAGGAGCCTATGACATTCCTTACGGGATACGATTATCCTTTTGCTCTGTTGGAGCAGAAGGCCGGAATAGACGTGATTCTGGTTGGCGATTCCATTGGAATGGTGGTTTACGGGTACAATTCTACACTCCCCGTGACGATGGATTTGATGATGCCTCATGTAAAAGCGGTTCGACTGGGTGCACCTGATGCGTACCTTGTAGGTGACATGCCGTACATGAGCTATCAGGTTTCAAAATCGGAGGCGATTCGCAATGCCGGAAGGTTCATGGCGGAAGGCGAGTGCGATGCGGTGAAGCTCGAAGGCGGACGTGAAGTGGCTGAGACGATTCGAGCCATGGCTGACGCGACCATCCCGGTGATGGCACATATGGGGCTAACTCCGCAATCCGTGGCACAGTTGGGAGGATACAAGGCTCAGGGTCGAGATCTGGCAACTGCCAAGAAGCTTATTGAAGATGCTGACATTCTTCAGGAAGCCGGAGCGTCCAGTCTCCTTCTTGAGGCAGTTCCTGCGGAAGTGGCAGCAATAATCACCCAGCGCTCTAGGGTGCCGGTATTCGGTATCGGCGCTGGACCCCATGTTGACGGTCAGGTACTTGTAATCCATGACATGCTTGGCATGTTCGATCGGGGCACCGCAAAATTCGTGAAGAAATATAGACTTATCGGTCAGCAGATTCTCGAGGCTCTCGCAGAATTCAAAGAAGATGTCACAGCGAAACGATTTCCGGCAAAAGAGCACTGCTACCCCATGCCGGAAGACGTTGCAGCGGAATTGAAGAAATTATACTCATAG
- a CDS encoding ketopantoate reductase family protein — MRIAIIGAGALGSVLGGLLIEAGLDTVLIERNKDEVNLVSNNGYRLDGVSGDRTIHPRIVADASDTDGADLVMVVVKSYDTSAAIGAVREALAPDGLVLTLQNGIGNFETLNAAFPGRVLLGTTTIGAMAVEPGHFKHTGFGQTHLGEADGKILERTRAVAEALEKMKAGPVHLVDNAMGCVWSKLIINAAINAPATLLRLRNGDLPSNEHGKRLIHEIVEECLRIVNAKGIKLIFDDPEERVIAVCEGTAGNLNSMFQDVLAGRRTEIDFINNALAEEAETLGISAPVNKTLALLIKSLEATRDKRVG; from the coding sequence ATGCGGATAGCGATAATAGGAGCAGGCGCATTGGGATCTGTGCTCGGCGGACTGCTCATTGAGGCAGGTCTGGATACGGTTCTCATCGAGCGAAACAAGGACGAGGTAAATCTCGTCTCGAATAACGGTTACCGCCTAGATGGCGTATCCGGAGACAGAACCATCCACCCCAGAATTGTGGCTGATGCATCGGATACCGACGGCGCAGATCTTGTCATGGTGGTGGTGAAATCATACGACACGAGCGCCGCTATCGGAGCAGTGCGAGAAGCCCTTGCACCGGACGGTCTGGTGCTGACGCTTCAAAACGGTATCGGTAATTTTGAGACTCTGAACGCTGCTTTTCCGGGACGAGTCCTCCTCGGTACGACCACCATAGGAGCAATGGCCGTTGAACCCGGCCATTTTAAGCATACCGGTTTCGGACAAACGCACCTGGGTGAGGCGGACGGCAAAATCCTGGAACGCACCCGTGCAGTTGCCGAAGCCCTGGAAAAAATGAAGGCCGGTCCGGTTCATCTCGTGGATAATGCCATGGGGTGCGTATGGTCCAAACTGATTATCAACGCGGCGATAAATGCGCCTGCAACGCTGCTGCGGCTGCGGAACGGCGATCTTCCCTCAAATGAACACGGCAAGCGGCTTATTCACGAAATAGTGGAAGAATGCCTCCGCATTGTGAATGCAAAGGGTATCAAACTGATTTTTGACGATCCGGAAGAGCGCGTAATAGCAGTGTGTGAAGGAACCGCGGGAAATCTCAATTCCATGTTTCAGGACGTTCTGGCAGGCAGAAGAACCGAAATCGATTTCATCAACAATGCCCTCGCAGAAGAAGCCGAGACCCTTGGAATTTCGGCTCCCGTCAATAAAACACTTGCTCTGCTCATAAAATCGCTGGAAGCCACAAGGGATAAAAGGGTGGGATAG
- a CDS encoding deoxycytidylate deaminase — MNRPSWQEYFMMLAKLVSVRSTCNSRKIGAIIVRNNRILATGYNGAVHGAPHCTDKGPDFCLRRAIGAHDADKYNYCISSHAEVNAIDQAARFGIPLDGSSLYCTLEPCNWCFKQLIQAGIKDIYFEEYYDSKNKDFDMYWRSIMQNHEGIHTFQKIEVGREALDMVINVLSGTKTSARRMVATSPDDSSDMNVEELIRMLEPEGKAQG, encoded by the coding sequence ATGAATAGACCGTCATGGCAAGAATACTTCATGATGCTCGCAAAACTTGTGAGCGTCCGGTCCACATGCAATTCTCGCAAAATCGGAGCAATCATTGTCCGCAACAACCGTATTCTGGCGACCGGATACAATGGCGCAGTTCACGGCGCACCTCATTGCACGGACAAGGGGCCTGATTTTTGTTTACGCCGCGCAATCGGAGCCCACGATGCAGACAAATACAATTATTGCATATCGAGCCATGCGGAAGTAAACGCGATCGATCAGGCTGCACGGTTCGGCATTCCGCTGGACGGCTCGAGTCTCTACTGCACGCTGGAACCGTGCAACTGGTGCTTCAAACAGCTTATTCAGGCGGGCATCAAGGATATTTACTTCGAAGAGTATTACGACTCCAAGAATAAAGATTTCGATATGTACTGGCGGAGCATCATGCAAAACCACGAAGGCATCCATACGTTCCAGAAAATCGAAGTCGGTCGCGAAGCCCTGGATATGGTCATTAACGTGCTCTCCGGGACAAAGACTTCCGCCCGGAGAATGGTCGCGACATCTCCCGATGATTCCTCCGACATGAATGTGGAAGAACTGATTCGCATGCTCGAGCCGGAAGGCAAGGCTCAAGGATGA
- a CDS encoding patatin-like phospholipase family protein gives MKKYIEFKAGSEILTRLRDEGLDSRLISVFTGPAGGPKWFVSVGFDTMLMKTDFLCHGNGRVLLAGSSAGAWRCLAMACKDPLLAYENLRIAYSRNIFTAEDTPVTVSEALARNVESFLSDDNVDHILNHPHYDLAVHAVRALGLTASENKRLQGGAILVAALANAFTPKNMRLFFERVVFVSGPELPDFVHAFKGRAIRMNEENVRKAALATGSLPYIVKGVTDIAGAPPGIYRDGGITDYQLNQDYCPRDGSITLFFHYQERIVPGWFDKLLTWRVPQSGILDRVLQVFPGPDFLKRLPDGRLPDREDFRIFVNDPKERIRRWDKVSELSEILGQEFGEAVTSGNIRHLVRPL, from the coding sequence ATGAAAAAGTACATCGAATTCAAAGCCGGTTCGGAAATTCTGACCCGACTGAGGGATGAGGGGCTGGATTCCAGACTGATCAGCGTCTTCACCGGCCCGGCGGGGGGACCGAAATGGTTTGTATCGGTCGGGTTCGATACAATGCTCATGAAGACCGATTTTCTGTGCCATGGAAACGGTCGGGTGCTCCTGGCCGGGTCGTCCGCAGGGGCATGGAGATGTCTGGCCATGGCCTGCAAAGACCCACTGCTTGCTTACGAGAATCTGAGGATCGCTTACTCCCGCAATATTTTTACTGCGGAAGACACACCGGTTACAGTTTCCGAGGCCCTCGCCCGGAACGTTGAGTCCTTCCTTTCCGATGACAATGTTGACCACATTCTCAATCATCCCCATTATGATCTTGCGGTCCATGCCGTACGAGCACTGGGATTGACCGCATCGGAAAACAAGAGACTGCAGGGCGGCGCAATTCTTGTTGCAGCGCTCGCGAATGCTTTTACACCGAAAAATATGCGCTTGTTTTTTGAGCGCGTTGTCTTTGTGTCGGGTCCGGAACTCCCGGATTTCGTGCACGCATTCAAAGGCCGGGCGATTCGGATGAATGAAGAAAATGTCCGGAAAGCCGCGCTTGCCACCGGATCGCTCCCGTATATAGTAAAAGGAGTTACCGACATCGCGGGTGCACCTCCGGGAATTTACCGTGATGGAGGCATCACGGATTATCAGCTCAATCAGGATTATTGTCCCCGTGACGGCTCGATAACGCTGTTCTTTCACTACCAGGAACGGATAGTGCCCGGATGGTTCGACAAATTGCTCACCTGGCGCGTGCCGCAATCCGGAATTCTCGATCGGGTCCTGCAGGTTTTTCCCGGTCCGGATTTTCTCAAGCGGCTTCCCGATGGCCGATTACCGGACCGTGAGGATTTCCGCATATTTGTGAACGATCCCAAGGAGAGAATCAGGCGCTGGGACAAAGTGTCGGAATTGAGCGAAATACTCGGGCAGGAATTCGGTGAAGCGGTAACGTCCGGTAACATTCGCCACCTCGTTCGGCCTCTATAA
- the sat gene encoding sulfate adenylyltransferase encodes MAEIGHGGKEIVERIMEPKEAASKIQGLAQIPIRSQLANEVIGITYGFFSPLEGFMGKADVDSVVKNMRLANGAVWSIPILFDLSAEEVEKYGVAAGKSVLLTFGGNPMAIFEVEEVFDYDKKAMCQSVYGTDEAKHPGCARTYEYKDKFVGGKLTLVNRPKINAPYDPYFIPPLEMRKRFKEKGWERVVAHQTRNVPHTGHEWLMKGAWFQAYAELPIEKPLVGVLVNAIIGAKRKGDYIDEAIILTQDELRKSGYFGDHNHLTSLTFWDMRYAGPKEAIFHAALRTNLGLSHHMYGRDHAGVGTYYGAYDAHHLLATVQKELSIVPVYSMNWLYCPHCGEITSEGLCDHKKEWQKFSGTVIRSIVQDGVKPPRLIFRPEVFDLVMECADKYGFGSPFVTDEYLEKRIPVFEIPPM; translated from the coding sequence ATGGCCGAAATAGGACACGGTGGAAAAGAAATCGTCGAGCGGATTATGGAGCCTAAAGAGGCTGCAAGCAAGATCCAGGGTCTTGCTCAAATTCCCATCCGTAGCCAGCTCGCCAATGAGGTCATCGGAATTACTTACGGTTTTTTTAGCCCCCTGGAAGGTTTCATGGGCAAAGCCGATGTGGACAGCGTAGTTAAGAACATGCGACTGGCCAACGGTGCAGTATGGAGCATTCCGATTCTGTTCGACCTGAGTGCCGAAGAAGTCGAGAAATATGGTGTGGCAGCAGGGAAATCAGTGCTCCTGACCTTCGGCGGCAATCCGATGGCGATTTTCGAAGTCGAAGAAGTGTTCGATTACGACAAGAAAGCAATGTGCCAGAGTGTTTACGGAACTGACGAAGCAAAACACCCTGGTTGCGCACGTACATATGAGTACAAGGACAAGTTTGTCGGCGGCAAGCTGACTCTGGTGAACAGACCGAAAATTAATGCGCCCTATGATCCTTATTTCATTCCGCCTCTGGAAATGCGGAAGAGATTCAAGGAAAAAGGCTGGGAAAGAGTTGTCGCCCACCAAACCAGAAACGTGCCCCACACCGGCCATGAATGGCTCATGAAAGGCGCATGGTTCCAGGCCTATGCTGAACTTCCCATCGAAAAGCCTCTCGTAGGCGTGCTTGTCAATGCCATTATCGGTGCCAAGCGAAAAGGCGACTATATTGACGAAGCAATTATTCTCACCCAGGACGAGCTGAGGAAGTCAGGTTATTTTGGTGACCACAACCATCTGACCTCTCTCACCTTCTGGGATATGCGCTATGCAGGCCCCAAGGAAGCCATTTTCCATGCGGCACTCAGGACCAACCTGGGCCTGAGCCACCATATGTACGGCAGGGATCATGCCGGCGTTGGTACCTACTACGGCGCTTACGATGCTCACCACCTGCTCGCAACCGTTCAAAAAGAACTGAGCATCGTTCCGGTCTATTCTATGAACTGGCTGTATTGCCCTCATTGCGGTGAAATTACCTCTGAGGGGCTTTGTGACCACAAGAAAGAATGGCAGAAGTTCAGTGGAACGGTTATCCGCAGCATCGTGCAGGATGGCGTGAAGCCTCCCCGCCTGATTTTCCGCCCCGAAGTCTTCGATCTGGTCATGGAATGCGCCGACAAGTACGGTTTTGGGTCACCTTTCGTAACTGACGAATATCTCGAGAAGAGAATTCCTGTTTTTGAGATCCCGCCTATGTAA
- a CDS encoding DUF6955 family protein: MAEEKYPINIWINEDRYSKLQKAGLADMCEEMLAGLKVLRVYANDTEKDKILKVFPTAKFDSATTKSIELLPKDVKDKIFDKIVEKESVNIMGDFLAAY; the protein is encoded by the coding sequence ATGGCAGAAGAAAAATATCCGATCAATATTTGGATTAATGAAGATCGCTACTCAAAATTGCAGAAAGCCGGACTTGCGGATATGTGCGAGGAAATGCTGGCCGGCCTCAAAGTTCTGCGCGTATACGCAAACGACACTGAAAAGGACAAGATCCTGAAAGTGTTTCCGACTGCTAAGTTTGATAGCGCAACCACCAAGAGCATCGAGTTGCTGCCCAAAGATGTGAAAGATAAAATTTTCGACAAGATCGTTGAAAAAGAGTCGGTCAACATCATGGGTGATTTCTTGGCTGCGTATTAA
- the rpsO gene encoding 30S ribosomal protein S15, which produces MAFLTETKKNIIEKHRLHESDTGSPEVQIALLSERISYLTEHFKIHKKDFHSRRGLLKLVGQRRRLLDYLKAKSVDRYKTIIGELGIRK; this is translated from the coding sequence GTGGCATTTCTCACTGAAACAAAGAAAAATATCATAGAAAAACATCGGCTCCATGAGAGCGATACGGGTTCTCCGGAAGTTCAGATAGCCCTGCTGAGTGAGAGAATCAGTTACCTCACGGAACATTTTAAGATTCACAAGAAAGATTTTCACTCCCGCAGAGGCCTTCTGAAATTGGTGGGACAGCGGCGGCGGCTTTTGGATTACTTGAAAGCCAAAAGCGTCGATCGTTATAAGACCATAATCGGCGAACTCGGGATCAGAAAATAA
- the pnp gene encoding polyribonucleotide nucleotidyltransferase, with product MVYRTSCNVSGKEIVFETGRLAKQSSGAVLASTGETMVLVTAVAEKKGREGIDFFPLTVDYLEMTYAAGKIPGGYFKREGRPTEKEILTARFIDRPIRPLFPKGFTAETQIIATVLSSDGENDPDMLGINGASAALHLSDIPFAGPIGAVRVGRVEGNVIINPTSLEDSYSDLSLIVVGSRLGIVMVEGGSDKLPEEVILEAIFKAYDEILKIVEAQEKLRELAGKPKREIVAPTEDSELIEKIIATWGERIGQAVTIREKLPRRDALNQIYDEILSSVEDAEHRRLEILGYLEKLEGRYIRNLIIEKGVRVDGRGFKEIRPITTEVGTLPRTHGSALFTRGETQALVIVTLGTSSDEQKVEALEGASYKSFMLHYKFPPFSVGEVKFLRGPSRREVGHGALADRAIQYLLPNDEDFPYTIRVVSEILESNGSSSMATVCGASLSLMDAGVPLLEPVAGIAMGLLQENDRIIILSDIIGDEDHHGDMDFKVAGTTTGVTALQMDIKIQGITREILTEALYQAKEGRLHILGEMAKTLDKPRAEISRHAPRIFIMFVNPDKIRDIIGPGGKIIRAIQEETGTKIEVDDTGKVVIASADSDGALQAKLAIQKITQEAEMGKIYMGTVRKVTDFGAFVEIFPGTDGLVHISQLAPERVRKVTDVVKEGDSFPVKVIGIDPNGKIKLSRKDAIGETPDF from the coding sequence ATGGTCTATAGGACAAGCTGTAACGTATCAGGAAAAGAAATTGTTTTCGAAACCGGGCGTCTCGCCAAGCAATCCTCCGGTGCAGTTCTTGCCAGCACGGGGGAGACTATGGTGCTGGTTACTGCGGTCGCAGAAAAAAAAGGCCGTGAAGGAATCGATTTTTTTCCCCTCACTGTGGATTACCTGGAAATGACCTATGCCGCGGGTAAGATCCCCGGAGGCTATTTCAAACGGGAAGGCCGCCCTACCGAGAAGGAAATCCTCACTGCAAGATTCATCGATCGCCCCATTCGCCCTCTTTTCCCCAAAGGATTCACCGCGGAAACGCAGATTATTGCCACCGTGCTCTCGTCGGACGGAGAGAACGATCCGGATATGCTGGGCATTAACGGAGCTTCGGCAGCTCTGCATCTCTCCGACATCCCCTTTGCCGGACCCATCGGTGCAGTTCGCGTCGGACGGGTTGAAGGCAATGTCATAATCAACCCTACCAGCCTGGAAGACTCCTATTCGGATCTCAGTCTTATCGTGGTGGGATCTCGTCTGGGAATCGTGATGGTCGAAGGCGGGTCCGACAAATTGCCTGAAGAGGTGATCCTCGAGGCTATTTTTAAAGCTTACGATGAAATCCTCAAGATCGTCGAAGCCCAGGAGAAGCTCAGGGAGCTCGCCGGTAAGCCGAAACGTGAAATCGTTGCCCCTACGGAAGACAGTGAGCTGATTGAGAAAATAATCGCCACCTGGGGAGAGAGGATCGGTCAGGCTGTTACCATACGCGAGAAACTACCGAGACGCGATGCTCTCAATCAAATTTATGATGAAATCCTGTCATCCGTAGAAGATGCCGAGCACAGACGTCTGGAGATTCTCGGGTACCTGGAGAAGCTTGAAGGCAGGTACATACGTAACCTGATTATCGAGAAAGGCGTCCGCGTAGACGGTCGAGGCTTCAAAGAGATTCGTCCCATCACAACTGAGGTGGGAACGCTTCCCCGAACTCACGGAAGTGCTTTGTTCACCAGAGGTGAGACTCAGGCTTTGGTCATCGTGACTCTGGGTACTTCTTCGGACGAGCAGAAAGTGGAAGCTCTTGAAGGAGCAAGTTACAAGTCTTTCATGCTTCATTATAAATTCCCGCCCTTTAGCGTGGGGGAAGTGAAGTTTCTCAGGGGGCCGTCTCGCAGAGAAGTCGGCCATGGAGCGCTTGCGGATCGCGCAATTCAGTACCTGCTGCCGAACGACGAAGATTTTCCCTATACAATCAGGGTCGTATCCGAGATTCTCGAATCCAACGGATCCAGTTCCATGGCGACGGTATGCGGTGCCTCCCTGTCGCTTATGGACGCGGGAGTTCCTCTCCTGGAACCTGTGGCAGGCATAGCCATGGGACTTCTTCAGGAGAACGACCGAATCATCATCCTCTCTGATATCATCGGTGATGAAGACCATCACGGGGATATGGATTTCAAGGTGGCAGGGACAACGACAGGCGTAACTGCCCTCCAGATGGATATCAAGATTCAAGGGATTACCCGTGAAATCTTGACCGAGGCTCTGTACCAGGCCAAAGAAGGTAGACTGCATATTTTAGGCGAAATGGCCAAGACGCTCGATAAACCAAGAGCCGAGATATCCAGACATGCTCCGAGAATTTTCATCATGTTCGTTAATCCGGATAAGATTCGGGATATTATCGGACCTGGTGGAAAGATCATCCGGGCAATTCAGGAAGAGACCGGAACCAAGATAGAAGTGGACGATACCGGAAAAGTGGTGATTGCCTCGGCAGATTCCGATGGCGCTCTTCAGGCGAAACTCGCCATACAGAAAATTACCCAGGAAGCGGAAATGGGGAAAATCTATATGGGGACGGTCCGGAAAGTCACCGACTTCGGAGCATTCGTCGAGATTTTTCCCGGAACGGACGGTCTGGTGCACATTTCCCAATTGGCTCCGGAACGTGTGCGTAAAGTGACAGACGTCGTCAAAGAAGGGGACTCTTTCCCGGTAAAAGTAATAGGAATCGATCCAAACGGAAAAATTAAACTCTCAAGAAAAGACGCCATCGGCGAAACTCCCGATTTTTAG
- a CDS encoding M16 family metallopeptidase, which produces MKSKHNEFAYKKTTLDNGVRVITETVPYVQSVSMGIWVHSGSRFEYPEVNGICHFIEHMLFKGTQRRTAFTIAKEIDSVGGVLNAFTSKEMTSFYCRVLNENTELSVDLLSDIFLNASFPADEIEREKHVVCQEIHQLEDSPEDLVHEILGIRFWRDDPIGQPILGTVPNVMRLDRDTLVGFKNAYYTPDETLVCAAGDLEHECFVELVNSHLQQFAPLKTAVSKTEAKIDASAYVEERDLEQVHVCVAMKAPSAVDKRRHAGYILNTILGGSMSSRLFQEVREKRGLAYSVYSFLSAFSDTGIFGIYAGCDPDDLEELLNVMGKETLDLCRNLTEDEVATAKSQIKGNLILAMESTDSRMNRLAKSEYHFGRHVPVDEIIENLQDVSFAELQDTAEWMIEDCRFTLVALGPVDKNADLFGYFTAK; this is translated from the coding sequence TTGAAATCCAAACACAACGAATTCGCATATAAAAAGACAACTCTGGATAACGGTGTCCGTGTCATCACGGAGACCGTTCCGTACGTTCAGTCAGTGTCCATGGGGATCTGGGTTCATTCGGGTTCTCGCTTTGAGTATCCCGAAGTGAACGGCATTTGTCATTTCATAGAGCACATGCTCTTTAAAGGAACCCAGAGACGCACAGCTTTTACCATTGCAAAGGAAATCGATTCCGTGGGGGGCGTGCTCAATGCTTTCACCAGTAAAGAGATGACGTCGTTCTACTGTCGCGTGCTCAACGAAAATACCGAACTATCTGTCGACCTACTCAGCGATATATTTCTGAATGCTTCATTTCCTGCCGATGAAATCGAGCGCGAAAAACACGTGGTCTGTCAGGAGATTCATCAACTGGAAGACAGCCCTGAGGACCTGGTCCACGAGATTCTCGGCATACGATTCTGGAGAGACGATCCTATCGGACAACCTATTCTTGGGACTGTACCGAACGTCATGCGATTGGATCGAGATACCCTGGTAGGATTCAAGAACGCGTATTACACCCCCGACGAAACACTCGTATGTGCCGCAGGAGATCTGGAACATGAATGCTTTGTCGAGCTGGTAAATTCCCATTTGCAGCAATTTGCACCGCTGAAGACGGCTGTATCGAAAACAGAGGCAAAGATCGACGCGTCTGCCTATGTGGAGGAACGCGATTTAGAGCAAGTGCACGTATGCGTGGCGATGAAGGCTCCCAGTGCTGTCGATAAGCGTCGACATGCAGGATACATCCTGAATACCATTCTCGGCGGAAGCATGAGTTCAAGGCTTTTCCAGGAAGTGAGGGAAAAACGCGGATTGGCCTATTCCGTGTATTCTTTCCTCTCTGCTTTTTCGGATACGGGGATTTTCGGAATTTACGCGGGCTGCGATCCGGACGATCTGGAAGAGCTTCTCAACGTCATGGGAAAGGAAACCTTGGATTTATGTCGGAATTTGACGGAAGACGAAGTCGCCACAGCTAAGAGTCAGATCAAAGGTAACCTCATATTGGCTATGGAGTCTACTGATTCCAGGATGAACAGGCTGGCCAAGAGCGAGTATCATTTTGGCAGGCATGTTCCGGTCGACGAGATTATCGAGAATCTACAGGATGTGTCCTTCGCTGAACTGCAGGATACGGCTGAATGGATGATTGAAGACTGCCGTTTTACACTTGTTGCTCTCGGACCGGTTGATAAGAATGCTGACTTGTTCGGATATTTCACCGCAAAATAA